A genomic window from Sphingobacterium sp. BN32 includes:
- a CDS encoding TIM-barrel domain-containing protein, which yields MTYKNNKMFWALAIAMCIAQASKAKAMQTASASVISATDSLSILSAEQINPTTIDLLLSNQKRISFDFYGDNIFRVFFDPNGGIIRDPQAKPEAKILVDNPRKAVKGLKLSNANDKVLIESERIRIEISKGNTLFQITDLKSGKTVLQSLSAIQFGDKKSSINLKEQEDEYFFGGGVQNGRFTHKGKAILIENTNSWTDGGVASPTPFYWSNKGYAVMFYTFKKGRYDFGAKEKGTVMLSHDSDYFDAFFMVDPDAVSLLNDFYQLTGNPVLLPKFGFYQGHLNAYNRDYWKEDEKGILFEDGKRYKESQKDKTGIRESLNGELNNYQFSARAVIDRYKNHDMPLGWLLPNDGYGAGYGQTKTLDGNIANLKSLGDYAREKGVEIGLWTQSDLRPKDSIDALLQRDIVKEVRDAGVRVLKTDVAWVGAGYSFGLNGVSDVGHIMPYYGKDARPFIISLDGWAGTQRYAGIWSGDQTGGVWEYIRFHIPTYIGSGLSGQPNISSDVDGIFGGQNKIVNTRDFQWKTFSPMQLNMDGWGSNEKYPHALGEPITSINRHYLKWKSQLMPYTYSIAKEAVSGMPMIRAMFLDEPNAYTLSTATQYQYLYGPSILVAPIYQATKADTLGNDIRNHIYLPEGQWVDYFTGEEYAGNQVINNFKAPLWKLPVFIKRGAIIPVVQANNNVSEIDKGLRIIEFYPHTSTSFKLYDDDGTTEAYRSGKSVETMIKSATSKNGEVLLEIEKTTGGFDGFQKNQATELRVNLTQKPKKLVLKINGRKYKLQEVDSQKKLESMDYGYYYDARPNLNQFATPGSDFAKVEIIKNPQLIVKVKSLDITENALALAISGYRYETENSYLKQSGALSVPANAQVKDINAKAYTLSPTWNAVPNADYYEIDFQNIHYGLIQDTTLLFEGLKAETDYQFKIRAANKDGFSDWATFAAKTKANPLLYGIPGIEGTTTVPNQAGEEIAKLFDYDEGNMWHTQWGKEAVPFDIVMDLKSFNQLDKFQYLPRSGRGNGVLLKGKVAYSSDQSHWEEAGDFAWAYDDEVKTFVFDKQPNARFIKISVSEAVGDFGSGRELYVFKVPGTESYIPGDINNDRLINRNDYTSYINYTGLRQGDADFEGYVSNGDVNKNGLIDAYDIAVVATQLDGKVKPEKEENLKGSIKLSTAKTRYAADEVVSIKVEGVDLNGVNALSFALPYSTQDYEYLGIDNLALKQMDNLTNDRLHTNGLKALYPTFVNVGNKETAKGSNELFVIKLKAKRNVTFNLKAIDGILVDKNLKSKGF from the coding sequence ATGACTTACAAAAACAATAAGATGTTCTGGGCGCTCGCAATAGCGATGTGCATCGCGCAGGCATCAAAAGCGAAGGCTATGCAAACCGCTTCAGCATCTGTTATAAGTGCTACGGATAGCCTCTCTATTTTATCTGCGGAGCAGATAAATCCTACAACAATTGATCTTCTTTTATCCAATCAAAAGCGTATTAGCTTTGATTTCTATGGAGATAATATCTTTCGTGTATTTTTTGATCCTAATGGGGGAATCATTCGCGACCCGCAAGCGAAGCCAGAGGCAAAGATACTTGTCGATAATCCTAGAAAGGCAGTCAAGGGATTAAAGCTCTCGAATGCTAATGATAAGGTCCTAATTGAATCCGAAAGAATTCGTATTGAAATATCAAAAGGTAACACGCTGTTCCAAATCACTGATTTGAAATCAGGAAAGACGGTGCTTCAGAGTTTATCAGCTATTCAATTTGGAGATAAGAAGAGCAGTATCAATCTGAAAGAGCAGGAGGATGAGTATTTCTTCGGAGGAGGTGTTCAGAATGGTCGATTTACACATAAGGGAAAGGCCATCTTAATTGAGAACACCAATTCATGGACAGACGGTGGTGTGGCTTCGCCTACGCCTTTCTACTGGTCCAATAAAGGATATGCTGTTATGTTCTACACCTTTAAGAAGGGGCGATATGATTTCGGAGCGAAAGAAAAAGGTACCGTGATGTTATCCCATGACTCCGACTACTTCGATGCCTTCTTTATGGTCGACCCGGATGCTGTATCGCTTCTTAATGACTTCTATCAACTTACGGGAAATCCAGTGCTGTTACCGAAGTTCGGTTTCTATCAGGGGCATCTTAATGCCTACAACCGTGATTACTGGAAAGAAGATGAAAAAGGAATTCTCTTTGAAGATGGGAAGCGATATAAGGAAAGCCAAAAGGACAAGACGGGTATCCGAGAGTCATTGAATGGAGAATTAAATAATTACCAGTTTTCAGCAAGAGCGGTAATCGACCGCTATAAGAATCATGATATGCCATTAGGTTGGTTATTGCCAAATGATGGTTATGGCGCTGGTTATGGTCAGACCAAAACTTTAGATGGCAATATTGCGAATTTAAAAAGCTTGGGCGACTATGCTCGTGAAAAGGGTGTAGAGATTGGTCTTTGGACTCAATCTGACTTACGTCCGAAAGACAGTATCGACGCCTTATTGCAGCGTGATATCGTCAAAGAAGTGCGCGACGCTGGCGTGAGAGTGCTCAAGACGGATGTGGCATGGGTAGGTGCGGGCTATTCCTTCGGACTTAATGGCGTATCAGACGTGGGACATATTATGCCGTATTATGGGAAGGATGCACGTCCATTCATTATCTCATTAGATGGTTGGGCAGGGACGCAACGCTATGCGGGTATTTGGTCAGGAGATCAAACCGGTGGAGTATGGGAGTACATTCGCTTTCATATTCCTACATATATTGGTTCTGGTCTTTCAGGACAGCCCAATATCAGTTCTGATGTGGATGGTATCTTTGGAGGGCAAAACAAGATTGTCAATACCCGCGATTTCCAATGGAAGACTTTCTCGCCAATGCAATTGAACATGGATGGCTGGGGCAGCAATGAGAAGTATCCACATGCATTAGGCGAGCCAATCACTTCTATTAATCGTCATTATTTAAAGTGGAAGTCGCAGTTGATGCCTTATACCTACAGTATAGCGAAGGAGGCTGTATCCGGAATGCCAATGATACGGGCGATGTTCTTGGACGAGCCTAACGCTTATACCTTAAGTACCGCAACACAGTATCAATACCTATATGGGCCTTCTATTTTGGTTGCTCCAATCTATCAGGCAACAAAAGCAGATACGTTAGGAAACGACATCCGCAATCATATTTATTTACCTGAAGGGCAGTGGGTAGACTATTTTACAGGCGAGGAATACGCGGGAAATCAGGTAATCAACAATTTTAAAGCGCCACTTTGGAAACTGCCGGTTTTCATCAAACGCGGCGCTATCATACCGGTTGTCCAAGCCAATAACAATGTTTCAGAAATAGACAAAGGCCTTCGTATCATTGAGTTTTATCCTCATACATCGACTAGCTTCAAGCTTTACGATGATGATGGCACAACGGAAGCTTACCGCAGTGGAAAGTCGGTAGAGACCATGATCAAGTCCGCCACTTCGAAGAATGGAGAGGTGCTGTTAGAGATTGAAAAAACAACAGGTGGATTTGACGGCTTTCAGAAAAATCAAGCTACCGAACTTCGCGTAAACCTGACTCAAAAGCCTAAGAAATTGGTGTTGAAGATCAATGGTCGCAAGTATAAGCTGCAAGAAGTGGATAGTCAGAAGAAATTAGAATCCATGGATTACGGCTATTATTATGATGCTCGTCCGAATTTAAATCAGTTTGCTACTCCAGGCTCTGACTTCGCTAAGGTTGAGATCATAAAGAACCCACAATTAATTGTGAAAGTGAAGTCTTTAGACATTACAGAAAATGCGCTTGCTTTGGCTATTTCAGGATATCGCTATGAAACCGAGAACAGTTATTTAAAGCAAAGCGGAGCACTATCTGTTCCTGCGAATGCGCAAGTGAAAGATATCAATGCGAAAGCTTATACCCTAAGTCCGACATGGAATGCAGTTCCAAATGCAGATTACTACGAGATTGATTTCCAAAACATACATTATGGCCTGATCCAAGATACGACCCTACTGTTCGAAGGATTGAAAGCGGAAACTGATTATCAGTTTAAGATTCGTGCCGCAAATAAGGACGGTTTTTCCGATTGGGCGACCTTCGCAGCGAAGACAAAGGCTAATCCGCTATTGTATGGAATCCCGGGAATCGAAGGGACTACAACTGTTCCTAACCAAGCTGGTGAGGAAATAGCGAAGTTATTTGATTACGATGAAGGAAATATGTGGCATACGCAATGGGGAAAAGAGGCTGTGCCATTTGACATAGTTATGGATTTAAAATCCTTCAATCAATTGGATAAGTTTCAGTACCTACCGCGCTCCGGTCGTGGAAATGGCGTATTGCTGAAAGGTAAAGTCGCATATAGTTCTGATCAATCGCATTGGGAAGAGGCAGGAGATTTTGCATGGGCATACGACGATGAGGTAAAGACTTTCGTCTTTGATAAGCAACCTAACGCCCGTTTTATCAAGATTTCCGTGTCTGAAGCGGTTGGTGATTTCGGATCAGGGCGTGAACTCTATGTTTTCAAAGTTCCCGGAACAGAAAGCTACATCCCTGGCGATATCAACAATGACCGACTCATCAATAGAAATGATTATACCTCTTACATCAATTATACCGGACTGCGACAAGGAGACGCAGATTTTGAAGGTTATGTAAGCAATGGCGATGTCAATAAGAATGGCTTAATCGACGCTTATGATATCGCTGTAGTTGCTACACAATTAGATGGCAAAGTAAAACCGGAAAAAGAAGAGAATCTGAAGGGCAGCATTAAATTATCTACAGCAAAAACACGTTACGCTGCGGATGAGGTTGTATCCATTAAAGTAGAAGGGGTAGACCTAAATGGGGTTAATGCATTAAGCTTTGCATTGCCCTATAGTACACAGGATTATGAATATCTAGGGATTGATAATCTAGCCTTGAAGCAAATGGATAACTTAACCAACGACAGGCTTCATACCAATGGACTGAAGGCATTATACCCAACCTTTGTAAATGTGGGGAATAAGGAAACCGCCAAAGGAAGCAATGAATTGTTTGTTATCAAGCTGAAGGCAAAACGCAATGTTACATTTAACCTAAAAGCGATTGACGGAATACTAGTTGATAAAAACTTGAAATCGAAAGGCTTTTAA
- a CDS encoding toll/interleukin-1 receptor domain-containing protein yields MEQGGKDAPKRYKAFISYSHGNNQGEGRKWADWLHHALETYEIPDDLIGKKNAQGQEIPRQIYPVFQDEKELSASSNLNSSLTEALDRSEFLIYLSSPRSAKSSYVRDEIRYFKKTGKSKQIIALILSGEPEYSGKETDNQCFPDELRYNVDADGNIQKDQPEEVLAADVRIPHTDKEGYTSAEAYRHQLQQEGKSTHEIKVAVDEYKKRLDLALLKIIAGILGVPLGELTKRDQAYQLEKIKKKNKNIQRIAIAISALGILAIIAGIVAWNQKNAALRNLARSLYASGINKLTESEYGDGAAYITEATRRGDESAKLFAHSMLAIQDDLTVMQNSMSSNASYSPDGQWIATFANVGANNSVLQVWNAIDRKMVKQRADISTRQASRPHFDNKNRVYTAFDEYKIIRYNIADDKVEVIRENPDSVFLIIRAVAPSGKYLVFQQSNQLVLFDVAKKEEKALMSIPTVNPNDAYFDQSDQTLVVTMLKDDMTELRVFDLHRAEPKPVFTKILESSIKRPMFSESGKQIAFANQQGLHYVDYEQKKQFEIKPPGLPYSFVGINKNGTISAGNDDILDLFNENGERIKYTKLSKNLFFSTNLTKILAQDPNDMDYHSPDWTQEIVNANPLSFIKNIRNTPLKLAQYYADDIFLAGIPGKNENDLYVLNRNSNSIDLLNTQTGETKKGYFSIKDQINFIHFLPVSNIFIAKDKNGLTHAFDANTGKEIGKAFNSQVKTYVFNAEQTQVLARTGNNGFGIWDLRTGKQLISYETKGPLGGFTASPDLKTILAVDKNSWKIIDVKTKKVLKEEKGTLNSGTFNKQGTALVVVRNDGKASVLNTKDYKTMFEIPTIEFPFLVFNNKGNVVAVSEDANHMRLWSLDTKKSFGQNIIISKYSKFFQFSEDDSKIFVQDDAEGFGYVAKLVDASNGNVLTMPFINKKFDYIHILPGEKKILTVEGLMEGKAISIWEIPGNVETSKDQLAEDLEKFYGKKYDEETGAILAFNDNKKTYNTWYFQDPDVRTLSPNSKEGIVEIIKKHYPIKTDADLQFLAVNYAQHPLSRAILADYFGAKPETKYIGQRMYELTTIQLPKIRNENLKKEVQQILQTAAQKLKQ; encoded by the coding sequence ATGGAACAAGGAGGGAAAGATGCGCCAAAACGATATAAAGCGTTCATCAGCTATAGTCATGGAAATAACCAAGGAGAAGGGAGAAAATGGGCAGATTGGTTACACCATGCTTTGGAGACTTACGAAATCCCCGACGACCTTATCGGGAAGAAGAATGCACAGGGACAAGAAATCCCGAGGCAAATCTACCCTGTCTTTCAAGATGAAAAAGAACTATCTGCAAGCTCAAACCTCAACAGCTCCTTAACCGAAGCGCTCGATCGCTCGGAATTCCTAATTTACTTAAGTTCTCCACGCTCTGCAAAGTCAAGCTATGTGCGGGACGAAATTCGCTATTTTAAAAAGACTGGAAAGTCCAAGCAGATTATTGCATTAATACTTTCCGGAGAACCAGAATATAGCGGCAAGGAAACAGATAATCAATGTTTCCCAGACGAACTACGCTATAATGTGGATGCGGATGGCAATATTCAAAAGGATCAGCCGGAAGAAGTACTCGCTGCAGATGTCCGGATACCTCATACGGATAAAGAAGGCTATACCTCCGCTGAAGCCTACCGACATCAGCTGCAGCAAGAAGGGAAATCTACGCATGAAATTAAGGTTGCGGTAGACGAATATAAGAAGCGCCTAGACCTCGCCCTCCTGAAAATTATCGCAGGCATCCTAGGTGTTCCGCTCGGCGAGCTGACCAAACGCGACCAAGCCTATCAACTGGAGAAGATCAAAAAGAAGAATAAAAATATACAGCGAATTGCAATCGCTATATCGGCTTTAGGCATTCTGGCTATAATCGCCGGTATAGTTGCGTGGAATCAGAAGAATGCAGCACTTCGAAATCTTGCTCGTTCGCTCTATGCGTCCGGCATCAACAAACTGACGGAAAGCGAATATGGAGACGGCGCTGCATACATCACGGAAGCAACACGCCGCGGCGACGAGAGTGCTAAGCTATTTGCGCACTCCATGCTTGCCATACAAGATGATCTCACTGTCATGCAAAACAGTATGTCTTCAAATGCCAGCTATTCACCAGACGGCCAATGGATAGCGACGTTCGCCAATGTAGGCGCGAATAATAGCGTGCTCCAGGTGTGGAATGCGATAGACAGAAAGATGGTAAAACAGCGGGCGGATATTAGCACACGCCAAGCTTCCAGACCACATTTCGACAATAAAAACCGAGTCTATACCGCTTTCGACGAGTATAAAATTATCAGATATAATATCGCAGACGACAAAGTCGAAGTTATCAGAGAGAATCCGGATAGTGTTTTCCTGATTATTCGTGCCGTTGCGCCCTCCGGGAAGTATCTCGTCTTTCAGCAATCGAATCAACTGGTCTTATTTGATGTAGCTAAGAAGGAGGAAAAAGCTTTAATGTCTATACCCACCGTTAATCCCAATGACGCCTATTTTGATCAGTCCGACCAAACATTAGTCGTTACGATGCTAAAAGATGATATGACCGAGCTACGTGTATTCGACCTTCATCGCGCTGAGCCTAAGCCTGTGTTTACAAAAATATTGGAATCCAGTATCAAGCGACCCATGTTCAGTGAGTCGGGCAAGCAGATTGCATTTGCAAACCAGCAAGGACTTCACTATGTCGATTACGAACAAAAGAAGCAATTTGAAATAAAACCTCCCGGACTTCCTTATTCTTTCGTAGGCATTAATAAGAACGGGACAATTAGTGCTGGAAACGACGATATTTTGGATCTGTTTAATGAAAATGGAGAAAGGATTAAATATACCAAGCTTTCCAAAAACTTGTTCTTCAGCACTAATTTAACCAAGATATTGGCGCAAGATCCAAATGATATGGATTACCATTCGCCGGATTGGACACAGGAAATTGTAAATGCTAATCCGCTGAGTTTCATTAAGAATATAAGGAACACCCCATTAAAACTAGCTCAATATTATGCAGACGATATTTTCCTAGCGGGAATTCCAGGTAAAAATGAAAACGATCTATATGTTTTGAATAGAAACAGTAACAGCATCGACTTATTAAATACGCAGACCGGCGAAACGAAAAAAGGATATTTCTCTATCAAGGATCAAATTAACTTCATCCATTTTCTTCCTGTCTCCAATATCTTTATCGCTAAGGATAAAAACGGGTTGACACATGCCTTTGATGCCAATACAGGAAAAGAAATTGGCAAAGCCTTTAATAGTCAGGTTAAAACCTATGTTTTCAATGCGGAACAAACGCAAGTGTTAGCCAGAACCGGAAATAACGGTTTCGGCATTTGGGATCTGCGAACAGGAAAACAACTCATCAGCTATGAAACGAAAGGTCCCCTTGGCGGATTCACCGCAAGTCCCGACCTGAAAACAATCTTAGCAGTAGATAAGAACTCCTGGAAGATTATCGATGTGAAGACGAAGAAAGTCCTTAAAGAAGAGAAAGGTACTTTGAATAGTGGCACCTTCAATAAGCAAGGTACAGCACTTGTCGTTGTGCGAAACGATGGGAAAGCGAGCGTCTTGAATACCAAGGATTATAAGACGATGTTCGAGATCCCGACCATCGAGTTTCCTTTCTTGGTCTTCAACAACAAAGGCAATGTAGTCGCTGTTTCGGAGGATGCCAACCATATGCGTCTGTGGAGTCTGGACACTAAAAAGTCCTTCGGGCAAAATATCATTATCAGCAAGTACTCCAAGTTCTTTCAATTCTCGGAGGATGATTCTAAGATCTTTGTACAGGACGATGCCGAGGGCTTTGGTTATGTAGCGAAGCTTGTGGATGCATCAAATGGCAATGTATTGACCATGCCTTTCATCAACAAGAAATTTGATTACATCCATATCCTTCCAGGCGAGAAAAAGATACTTACGGTCGAAGGCCTGATGGAAGGCAAAGCAATAAGCATATGGGAGATCCCGGGAAATGTGGAGACTTCCAAAGATCAGCTTGCTGAGGATTTAGAGAAGTTCTATGGAAAGAAATACGACGAAGAAACGGGCGCTATATTAGCATTTAATGATAACAAAAAGACATACAACACCTGGTATTTTCAGGACCCAGACGTCAGAACCCTTTCACCAAACTCGAAAGAAGGAATCGTTGAAATCATCAAGAAGCATTATCCGATAAAAACTGATGCTGACCTGCAGTTCCTTGCTGTTAATTATGCACAGCATCCCCTATCGCGAGCCATCCTCGCAGACTATTTCGGCGCGAAACCTGAGACCAAATACATCGGGCAACGAATGTATGAACTGACCACGATTCAGCTCCCAAAGATTAGGAACGAGAATTTGAAAAAAGAGGTACAACAGATACTGCAGACGGCAGCACAGAAACTTAAACAATAA